From Pongo pygmaeus isolate AG05252 chromosome 2, NHGRI_mPonPyg2-v2.0_pri, whole genome shotgun sequence, a single genomic window includes:
- the PRR23E gene encoding proline-rich protein 23E produces MGTGASEKQAEQKVRRAFEASEEAHGTLAASTPWVAMGSAYGSCTCLGAQPVTDLALWPVIYSCMGFSPQAYPAFWAYPWVLYGGYLWMGYPPPAALVPSVWLYWRGTSSFDPLIGSPYLAALAPNLFPFPMRFPPTYSLASPTLGGATSSHCPQVGCWTPASSAPRAAVGGPSRGAPYLKTCKAPPSEWASRFSIWAPLPCCSSELRPLPPSPIEDSQLDPGCSRSSSRSPCRARRRLFEC; encoded by the coding sequence ATGGGCACAGGTGCATCAGAGAAACAAGCAGAGCAGAAGGTCCGCCGTGCCTTCGAGGCCTCCGAGGAAGCCCACGGGACTCtggcagcctcaaccccctgggtGGCCATGGGCTCTGCCTATGGTTCCTGTACCTGCTTGGGAGCCCAGCCTGTAACTGACCTGGCCCTCTGGCCTGTCATCTACTCCTGCATGGGATTTTCCCCACAAGCTTACCCAGCCTTCTGGGCTTACCCGTGGGTGCTCTATGGTGGGTATCTCTGGATGGGTTATCCCCCTCCAGCTGCCTTGGTGCCTTCAGTGTGGCTGTATTGGAGGGGTACCTCCAGCTTTGACCCCCTCATAGGAAGCCCGTACCTGGCTGCCTTGGCCCCCAACCTATTTCCTTTCCCCATGAGATTCCCACCCACCTACTCCTTGGCTTCTCCCACTCTGGGCGGGGCCACCTCCAGCCACTGTCCCCAGGTGGGATGCTGGACTCCAGCCAGCTCAGCCCCCAGGGCTGCCGTAGGGGGACCATCCAGAGGAGCTCCCTACTTGAAGACATGCAAAGCCCCTCCCTCAGAATGGGCCTCCAGGTTCAGTATTTGGGCGCCTTTGCCCTGCTGCAGTTCAGAGCTCCGCCCTCTGCCCCCTTCCCCCATTGAAGATTCTCAGTTGGACCCCGGCTGCTCCCGCTCCTCCTCACGGTCACCCTGCAGGGCCCGCCGCCGCCTCTTTGAGTGCTAA